A section of the Streptomyces sp. CG1 genome encodes:
- a CDS encoding thiamine pyrophosphate-binding protein has protein sequence MTHDHDLVLRPTDRQTAAALNPPPGRNGGDLVVETLAGLGATTVFGLPGQHALGMFDALRRSSLRYVGLRVENNAGFAADAYGRITGEAAPLLLSTGPGALTSLAALQEAAAASAPVLAISSQVPTAGLGGGRHGYLHELPDQSASFRGVVKSVHTVRAQSQIPSAIAAAWKSALTAPHGPVWVEIPQDVLLAETSLPVVTAVDATPVELVPRPELTAVAADLLSRAVRPAIIAGGGVVRSDASGKLRQLAEKLQAPVVTTFGGKGAFPWEHPLSLQSWLEDRHTTDFLEDADVLLVVGSGLGELSSNYHTFKPRGRVIQIEADLGKLESNHPALGIHADARLALQALLETVEERTDASAPERVRELLERVAARIAAQELTLEQGVLASVRRALPVGAPSFWDMTILAYWAWSAFDPRGANTMHSAQGAGGLGYGFPAALGAAAADPTRPVLAVSGDGGALYSIAELATAKQYDLPVTWLIVDDGGYGILREYMADTFGQATATELARPDYVALAESFGVPGVRTTPETLEEDLAKALAAPGPSVVVLPAVLRMFAPTHLG, from the coding sequence GTGACTCACGACCACGACCTGGTACTCCGCCCGACCGATCGGCAGACGGCGGCCGCGCTGAATCCCCCTCCCGGCCGCAACGGCGGAGACCTGGTCGTGGAAACGCTGGCCGGGCTCGGCGCGACGACGGTCTTCGGCCTGCCCGGCCAGCACGCGCTCGGCATGTTCGACGCCCTGCGCCGCTCGTCGCTGCGCTATGTGGGCCTGCGGGTGGAGAACAACGCGGGCTTCGCGGCGGACGCGTACGGCCGGATCACGGGCGAGGCGGCCCCGCTGCTGCTGTCGACGGGGCCGGGCGCGCTGACGTCCCTCGCGGCTCTCCAGGAGGCGGCGGCGGCCTCGGCCCCCGTTCTGGCGATCAGCAGCCAGGTCCCGACGGCGGGCCTGGGCGGCGGCCGCCACGGCTATCTGCATGAACTCCCGGACCAGTCGGCCTCGTTCCGGGGCGTGGTGAAGTCGGTTCACACCGTCCGTGCGCAGTCCCAGATCCCGTCCGCGATCGCGGCGGCCTGGAAGTCGGCCCTCACGGCCCCGCACGGCCCGGTGTGGGTGGAGATCCCGCAGGACGTCCTGCTCGCCGAGACCTCGCTGCCGGTGGTGACGGCGGTGGACGCGACCCCGGTGGAGCTGGTCCCGCGCCCCGAACTGACCGCGGTGGCCGCCGACTTGCTGTCCCGTGCCGTCCGCCCGGCGATCATCGCGGGCGGCGGGGTCGTACGATCGGACGCCTCGGGCAAGCTGCGTCAGCTGGCCGAGAAGCTCCAGGCACCGGTCGTGACGACCTTCGGCGGCAAGGGCGCCTTCCCCTGGGAGCATCCCTTGTCGCTCCAGTCCTGGCTGGAGGACCGCCACACGACGGACTTCCTGGAGGACGCGGACGTCCTGCTGGTCGTCGGCTCGGGCCTCGGTGAACTCTCCTCCAATTACCACACGTTCAAGCCCCGCGGCAGGGTGATCCAGATCGAGGCCGACCTCGGCAAGCTGGAGTCCAACCACCCGGCCCTCGGCATCCACGCGGACGCCCGCCTCGCGCTCCAGGCCCTGCTGGAGACGGTGGAGGAGCGCACGGACGCGTCGGCGCCGGAGCGGGTGCGGGAGCTGCTGGAGAGGGTGGCCGCCCGTATCGCTGCTCAGGAACTCACCCTGGAACAGGGCGTGTTGGCCTCGGTCCGCCGGGCTCTCCCCGTGGGTGCCCCGTCCTTCTGGGACATGACGATCCTGGCGTACTGGGCCTGGTCGGCCTTCGATCCCCGGGGCGCCAACACCATGCACTCCGCCCAGGGCGCCGGCGGCCTCGGCTACGGCTTCCCGGCGGCGCTGGGCGCGGCGGCGGCCGACCCCACCCGCCCGGTGCTGGCGGTGTCCGGCGACGGCGGAGCCCTGTACTCGATCGCCGAGCTGGCGACGGCAAAGCAGTACGACCTGCCGGTCACCTGGCTGATCGTCGACGACGGCGGCTATGGCATCCTCCGTGAGTACATGGCGGACACCTTCGGCCAGGCGACGGCGACGGAACTGGCGCGCCCGGATTACGTGGCCCTGGCGGAGTCCTTCGGCGTGCCCGGGGTCCGTACGACTCCGGAGACCCTGGAGGAAGACCTGGCCAAGGCACTGGCGGCGCCGGGTCCGTCGGTGGTCGTACTCCCGGCGGTGCTGCGGATGTTCGCGCCGACACACCTCGGCTAG
- the speB gene encoding agmatinase has translation MNSNETPRGPVDSSRIPRYAGPATFARLPRLDEVGTADVAVVGVPFDSGVSYRPGARFGGNAIREASRLLRPYNPAQDASPFALAQVADGGDIAVNPFNINEAVETIEAAADELLGTGARLMTLGGDHTIALPLLRSVAKKHGPVALLHFDAHLDTWDTYFGAEYTHGTPFRRAVEEGILDTSALSHVGTRGPLYGKQDLTDDEKMGFGIVTSADIYRRGADEVADQLRQRIGDRPLYISIDIDCLDPAHAPGTGTPEAGGMTSRELLEILRGLASCNLVSADVVEVAPAYDHAEITSVAASHTAYELTTIMSRQIAAARKDSEAK, from the coding sequence ATGAACAGCAACGAGACGCCCCGCGGTCCCGTCGACTCCTCCCGCATTCCGCGGTACGCCGGCCCCGCGACCTTCGCCCGGCTGCCCCGCCTGGACGAGGTCGGCACCGCCGACGTCGCCGTCGTGGGCGTGCCGTTCGACTCCGGCGTCTCGTACCGGCCGGGCGCCCGCTTCGGCGGCAACGCCATCCGCGAGGCGTCCCGGCTGCTGCGCCCGTACAACCCCGCGCAGGACGCCTCCCCGTTCGCCCTCGCGCAGGTCGCGGACGGTGGCGACATCGCCGTGAACCCGTTCAACATCAACGAGGCCGTCGAGACCATCGAGGCCGCGGCTGACGAGCTGCTCGGCACCGGCGCCCGCCTGATGACCCTGGGCGGCGACCACACCATCGCGCTGCCCCTCCTGCGTTCCGTGGCGAAGAAGCACGGCCCGGTCGCCCTGCTGCACTTCGACGCCCACCTGGACACCTGGGACACCTACTTCGGCGCCGAGTACACGCACGGCACCCCGTTCCGCCGCGCGGTGGAGGAGGGCATCCTCGACACCTCGGCCCTCTCCCACGTGGGCACGCGCGGCCCCCTGTACGGCAAGCAGGACCTCACCGACGACGAGAAGATGGGCTTCGGCATCGTCACCTCCGCGGACATCTACCGCCGGGGCGCCGACGAGGTGGCCGACCAGCTGCGCCAGCGCATCGGCGACCGCCCGCTGTACATCTCCATCGACATCGACTGCCTCGACCCGGCCCACGCGCCCGGCACGGGCACGCCGGAGGCGGGCGGCATGACGTCGCGGGAGCTGCTGGAGATCCTGCGCGGCCTGGCGTCGTGCAACCTGGTGTCGGCGGACGTGGTCGAGGTGGCCCCGGCGTACGACCACGCGGAGATCACCTCGGTCGCGGCCTCGCACACGGCCTACGAACTGACCACCATCATGAGCCGCCAGATCGCGGCGGCCCGGAAGGACTCGGAAGCGAAGTGA
- a CDS encoding sodium:solute symporter — protein MAVDYTVIVVYLAGMLAMGWWGMRRAKSKSEFLVAGRRLGPAMYSGTMAAIVLGGASTIGGVGLGYKYGLSGAWMVFTIGLGLLALSVFFSARIARLKVYTVSEMLDLRYGGKAGVISGVVMWAYTLMLAVTSTIAYATIFDVLFDMNRTLAIVLGGSIVVAYSTLGGMWSITLTDMVQFVVKTIGVLLLLLPIAVVKAGGFGAMKAKLPTSYFDPLGIGGETIFTYVLIYTFGMLIGQDIWQRVFTARSDRTARWGGTVAGTYCLAYALAGAVIGTAAKVLYPRLGSPDDAFATIVKAELPVGVRGLVLAAALAAVMSTSSGALIACATVANNDIWSRLRGIAKKPSDDHDEVGGNRAFILIMGIAVIGTAIALNNVVEALTVAYNLLVGGLLVPILGGLLWKRGTAQGALASVLAGGLAVIGLMAGYGILANEPVYYGLLASLAAYVAVSLATRPTDETVLGTWRERLAGRTPELASEPVPAHQ, from the coding sequence ATGGCCGTCGACTACACCGTGATCGTCGTCTATCTCGCCGGGATGCTGGCCATGGGCTGGTGGGGCATGCGCCGCGCCAAGTCGAAGAGCGAGTTCCTGGTGGCCGGGCGGCGCCTCGGGCCCGCCATGTACTCCGGCACCATGGCGGCGATCGTCCTCGGTGGCGCGTCCACCATCGGCGGCGTGGGACTGGGGTACAAGTACGGGCTGTCGGGTGCCTGGATGGTCTTCACCATCGGGCTCGGGCTGCTCGCCCTGTCGGTCTTCTTCTCCGCCCGCATCGCCCGGCTGAAGGTCTACACCGTCTCCGAGATGCTGGACCTGCGCTACGGCGGCAAAGCGGGCGTGATCTCCGGCGTGGTCATGTGGGCGTACACCCTGATGCTCGCCGTCACCTCCACCATCGCCTACGCCACGATCTTCGACGTCCTCTTCGACATGAACCGGACCCTCGCGATCGTCCTCGGCGGCTCGATCGTCGTCGCCTACTCCACCCTCGGCGGCATGTGGTCGATCACCCTGACCGACATGGTCCAGTTCGTGGTGAAGACGATCGGCGTGCTGCTCCTGCTCCTGCCCATCGCGGTCGTCAAGGCCGGTGGCTTCGGTGCGATGAAGGCCAAGCTGCCTACCTCGTACTTCGACCCGCTGGGCATCGGCGGCGAGACGATCTTCACCTACGTCCTGATCTACACGTTCGGCATGCTGATCGGCCAGGACATCTGGCAGCGCGTGTTCACCGCCCGCAGCGACAGGACCGCCAGATGGGGCGGCACGGTCGCCGGAACCTACTGTCTTGCCTACGCCCTCGCCGGCGCGGTGATCGGTACGGCCGCCAAGGTGCTCTACCCCAGGCTGGGCAGCCCCGACGACGCCTTCGCCACCATCGTCAAGGCCGAACTCCCCGTCGGCGTACGCGGGTTGGTGCTGGCCGCAGCCCTCGCCGCCGTCATGTCGACGTCCTCCGGCGCGCTGATCGCCTGCGCCACCGTCGCCAACAACGACATCTGGTCGCGACTGCGGGGCATCGCCAAGAAGCCGTCCGACGACCATGACGAGGTCGGCGGCAACCGCGCCTTCATCCTGATCATGGGCATCGCGGTGATCGGTACGGCGATCGCCCTGAACAACGTGGTCGAAGCGCTGACCGTCGCCTACAACCTGCTCGTCGGCGGCCTGCTCGTCCCGATCCTCGGCGGCCTGCTGTGGAAGCGCGGCACCGCCCAGGGCGCGCTGGCCTCGGTGCTCGCCGGCGGCCTCGCCGTGATCGGCCTGATGGCCGGGTACGGCATCCTCGCCAACGAGCCCGTCTACTACGGCCTGCTCGCCTCTCTCGCCGCTTATGTCGCCGTCTCCCTGGCGACCCGGCCCACCGACGAGACCGTTCTCGGCACCTGGCGCGAACGCCTCGCCGGCCGCACCCCCGAACTCGCGTCCGAACCGGTCCCGGCTCACCAGTAG
- a CDS encoding helix-turn-helix domain-containing protein has translation MPETITPAVPPTPPVTLSALLAREDLALRQIAGPTDQGTVIHWAHTSEMADPYPYLLGGELLLTAGVHIPEAADSEGGAPGQAKSRLGEYFDGYVSRIVAAGGAALGFGLAPVHDTVPPALVAACEHHGLPLLEVPPQTTFSGVARAVWQLMAQARLAELRRVTEAQQSLASAAARPDPVPSVLRQLAQRLAGRAVLHGPDGTEIASAGREAGPGVREALTDLAGVVRPTGAGTPTSATDTLGDTHLAAYALGSGEGFVLGVATARREPGDHTIASVASVLLSLLTGEHHSGAGAARSSAFVRLLLGARPEEVAPLLGEGSWVVVHARPEAQLPDAVAASALGAALGSPLVDLARDVVRVLVPGGRVPEPQPGWALGVSAAVEPRAWPAADTQAARALARARATRTPLIRHGARPGLADLVPRADAETHARALLAPLTGRPELTETLRNWLALHGSWDRTAVAMDVHRNTVRQRIARCAALLHTDLDDPDVRMELWFALRHG, from the coding sequence ATGCCGGAGACGATCACCCCAGCCGTCCCACCGACCCCACCCGTAACGCTCTCGGCGCTGCTGGCCCGCGAGGATCTCGCCCTGCGGCAGATCGCGGGCCCGACGGATCAGGGGACCGTGATCCACTGGGCGCACACCTCGGAGATGGCCGACCCGTACCCGTATCTGCTGGGCGGCGAGCTGCTGCTGACGGCCGGGGTGCACATCCCGGAGGCGGCGGATTCAGAGGGGGGCGCCCCCGGTCAGGCGAAGTCGAGACTGGGGGAGTACTTCGACGGCTACGTCTCCCGGATCGTCGCGGCGGGCGGCGCGGCCCTCGGCTTCGGTCTGGCCCCGGTGCACGACACGGTCCCGCCGGCACTGGTCGCGGCCTGCGAGCACCACGGCCTCCCGCTGCTGGAGGTGCCGCCGCAGACCACGTTCTCCGGCGTGGCCCGCGCGGTGTGGCAGCTGATGGCCCAGGCTCGGCTGGCCGAACTGCGCCGCGTCACGGAGGCCCAGCAGAGCCTCGCCTCCGCCGCGGCCCGCCCCGACCCGGTCCCCTCGGTCCTACGGCAACTGGCCCAGCGCCTGGCCGGCCGGGCGGTGCTCCACGGCCCCGATGGCACGGAGATCGCCTCGGCGGGCCGGGAGGCGGGGCCGGGCGTACGGGAGGCGCTGACGGACCTGGCGGGGGTGGTACGGCCGACCGGGGCGGGCACCCCCACCTCCGCCACCGACACGCTCGGGGACACCCACCTCGCCGCCTACGCCCTCGGTTCGGGCGAGGGTTTCGTCCTGGGCGTGGCCACCGCGCGGCGCGAACCCGGCGACCACACCATCGCCTCCGTGGCCTCCGTACTGCTGTCGCTGCTGACCGGGGAGCATCACAGCGGGGCCGGGGCCGCGCGGTCCTCGGCGTTCGTGCGGCTGCTGCTCGGGGCGCGCCCGGAGGAGGTCGCTCCGCTGCTCGGCGAGGGGAGCTGGGTCGTCGTACACGCCCGGCCCGAGGCACAGCTTCCGGACGCCGTCGCCGCCTCGGCGCTCGGCGCCGCGCTGGGCTCACCGCTGGTCGACCTCGCGCGCGATGTCGTACGGGTGCTGGTGCCGGGCGGGCGGGTACCGGAGCCGCAGCCCGGCTGGGCGCTCGGGGTGAGCGCCGCGGTGGAGCCGCGTGCGTGGCCGGCCGCCGACACCCAGGCGGCCCGCGCCCTGGCCCGCGCCCGCGCCACCCGCACCCCGCTGATCCGGCACGGCGCCCGCCCGGGCCTGGCGGACCTGGTCCCGCGGGCGGACGCCGAGACCCACGCCCGCGCACTGCTGGCACCACTCACCGGCCGGCCCGAGCTCACCGAGACCCTGCGCAACTGGCTTGCTTTGCACGGCAGTTGGGACCGCACGGCAGTGGCCATGGACGTGCACCGCAACACGGTGCGCCAACGCATCGCCCGCTGCGCGGCCCTGCTGCACACCGATTTGGACGACCCGGACGTCCGCATGGAGTTGTGGTTCGCGCTGCGGCATGGCTGA
- a CDS encoding phosphatase — MPISGTPSRAQLVDHLVRTRVAGDVATPRENNLSHYRQLANGVRNFWLGLELGDRWTDEQDVLAVMAERVGVNDDPEYRYGQDTIDPELTVAALERMAARLRKAAEGQQRVLFATGHPGGLLDVHRATAAALRAAGCEIVVIPDGLQTDEGYVMQFADVAVLEHGATLWHTHSGEPMRAILTGLEREGRPLPDLVVADHGWAGYAGQHGVDSVGYADCNDPALFLAESEGTVQVVVPLDDHVLSPRHYDPMTAYLLAAAGLS, encoded by the coding sequence ATGCCGATATCCGGGACACCCAGCCGCGCCCAGCTCGTCGACCACCTGGTGAGGACCCGTGTCGCGGGGGACGTCGCCACGCCCCGCGAGAACAACCTCTCCCACTACCGTCAGCTCGCCAACGGTGTCCGTAATTTCTGGCTCGGCCTGGAGCTGGGCGACCGCTGGACCGACGAACAGGACGTGCTCGCGGTGATGGCCGAGCGGGTGGGGGTCAACGACGACCCCGAGTACCGGTACGGGCAGGACACCATCGACCCCGAGCTGACCGTGGCCGCGCTGGAGCGGATGGCGGCACGGCTGCGCAAGGCGGCCGAGGGGCAGCAGCGGGTGCTGTTCGCGACCGGGCACCCGGGGGGTCTGCTGGATGTGCACCGGGCCACGGCCGCCGCGCTGCGCGCCGCGGGCTGCGAGATCGTCGTCATCCCGGACGGGCTGCAGACGGACGAGGGCTACGTCATGCAGTTCGCGGACGTGGCGGTGCTGGAGCACGGGGCGACGCTGTGGCACACCCACTCCGGGGAGCCGATGCGGGCCATTCTGACGGGACTTGAGCGCGAGGGGCGTCCGCTGCCGGACCTGGTGGTCGCCGACCACGGGTGGGCCGGGTACGCCGGGCAGCACGGGGTCGATTCCGTCGGGTACGCCGACTGCAACGACCCGGCGCTGTTCCTCGCCGAGTCCGAGGGCACCGTCCAGGTCGTCGTACCCCTGGACGACCATGTGCTCAGCCCCCGCCACTACGACCCGATGACGGCGTACCTGCTGGCGGCGGCCGGACTTTCCTGA
- a CDS encoding acyl-CoA thioesterase — MSQALQDLLDLLDLEQIEENIFRGRSRSAVVPRVFGGQVAAQALVAAGRTVPADRLAHSLHAYFLRPGDPGAPIVYTVDRIRDGRSFTTRRVVAVQHGKPIFHLSASFQTYEEGLEHQAPMPESPDPETLPTSQERLRGYDHLAPEVVEKFLEAREAIDLRYVEEPPYGQFGEPREPHSQVWFRTNGKLDCAFDEPLLHVVLATYVSDMTLLDSILLAHGRGGWAVGDVVGASLDHAMWFHRPFRADEWLLYDQESPSAHGGRGLGQARIYTQDGQLAITVIQEGVVRVPRA; from the coding sequence ATGAGCCAGGCACTTCAGGATCTCCTCGATCTGCTCGACCTGGAGCAGATCGAGGAGAACATCTTCCGGGGCCGGTCCCGCTCCGCAGTCGTCCCCCGGGTCTTCGGCGGGCAGGTCGCGGCGCAGGCGCTGGTCGCCGCCGGGCGGACGGTCCCCGCAGACCGGCTCGCGCACTCCTTGCACGCCTACTTCCTGCGCCCCGGCGACCCCGGCGCGCCGATCGTCTACACCGTGGACCGCATCCGCGACGGCCGTTCCTTCACCACCCGCCGCGTGGTCGCCGTCCAGCACGGCAAGCCGATCTTCCATCTCTCGGCGTCCTTCCAGACGTACGAGGAAGGCCTGGAACACCAGGCACCCATGCCGGAATCGCCCGACCCGGAGACCCTCCCCACCTCGCAGGAACGCCTGCGCGGCTACGACCACCTCGCCCCCGAGGTCGTCGAGAAGTTCCTGGAGGCCCGCGAGGCGATCGACCTGAGGTACGTGGAGGAGCCGCCGTACGGGCAGTTCGGCGAGCCGCGCGAGCCGCACTCGCAGGTCTGGTTCCGCACCAACGGCAAGCTGGACTGTGCTTTTGACGAACCGTTGCTGCATGTCGTCCTAGCCACCTACGTCTCCGACATGACCCTCCTCGACTCCATCCTGCTCGCGCACGGCCGCGGCGGCTGGGCAGTCGGGGATGTCGTGGGAGCCTCCCTGGACCACGCGATGTGGTTCCACCGGCCCTTCCGCGCCGACGAGTGGCTGCTGTACGACCAGGAGTCCCCGTCCGCGCACGGCGGCCGCGGCCTCGGCCAGGCCCGGATCTACACCCAGGACGGGCAGCTCGCGATCACCGTCATCCAGGAGGGCGTGGTCCGCGTTCCGCGTGCCTGA
- a CDS encoding acyl-CoA dehydrogenase family protein gives MRRTVFNEDHEAFRETLRAFIEAEVVPVYDEWFAAGQAPRDFYYKLGELGIFGINVPEEFGGAGLDSHKFEAVLYEETARAGVQFGGSGVHVLLALPYIKMLADDEQKKRYLPKFVTGEEMWAIAMTEPGTGSDLAGMKSTAKLSEDGTHYVLNGAKTFITGGVHADRVIVCARTSAPTAEDRRHGISLFAVDTKSEGYSVGRKLDKLGLKTSDTAELAFVDVKVPVEDLLGEENKGFYYLGHNLASERWGIAFGAYAQAKAAVRFAKQYVQERTVFGKPVAHFQNTKFELAACQAEVDAAEAVADRATEALDAGELTPAEAASAKLFCTEVAHRVIDRCLQLHGGYGYMNEYPIARLYADNRVNRIYGGTSEIMKSIIAKDMGL, from the coding sequence GTGCGCCGTACGGTGTTCAACGAGGATCACGAGGCGTTCCGGGAGACCCTGCGCGCCTTCATCGAGGCCGAGGTCGTCCCGGTCTACGACGAGTGGTTCGCCGCCGGCCAGGCGCCGCGCGACTTCTACTACAAGCTCGGTGAGCTGGGTATCTTCGGCATCAACGTGCCCGAGGAGTTCGGTGGCGCGGGCCTGGACAGCCACAAGTTCGAGGCCGTCCTCTACGAGGAGACCGCCCGCGCGGGCGTCCAGTTCGGCGGCTCCGGCGTGCACGTGCTGCTCGCCCTGCCGTACATCAAGATGCTCGCCGACGACGAGCAGAAGAAGCGCTACCTGCCGAAGTTCGTCACCGGCGAGGAGATGTGGGCCATCGCGATGACGGAGCCGGGCACCGGCTCCGACCTCGCGGGCATGAAGTCCACCGCCAAGCTCTCCGAGGACGGCACCCACTACGTCCTCAACGGCGCCAAGACCTTCATCACCGGCGGCGTCCACGCCGACCGTGTGATCGTGTGCGCCCGCACCTCCGCGCCCACCGCCGAGGACCGCCGCCACGGCATCTCCCTGTTCGCCGTGGACACCAAGTCCGAGGGCTACTCCGTCGGCCGCAAGCTGGACAAGCTCGGCCTGAAGACCTCCGACACCGCCGAGCTGGCCTTCGTGGACGTCAAGGTGCCCGTCGAGGACCTGCTCGGCGAGGAGAACAAGGGCTTCTACTACCTCGGCCACAACCTCGCCTCCGAGCGCTGGGGCATCGCCTTCGGCGCCTACGCGCAGGCCAAGGCCGCCGTCCGGTTCGCCAAGCAGTACGTCCAGGAGCGCACCGTCTTCGGCAAGCCGGTCGCGCACTTCCAGAACACCAAGTTCGAGCTGGCCGCCTGCCAGGCCGAGGTCGACGCCGCCGAGGCCGTCGCCGACCGCGCGACGGAGGCCCTGGACGCCGGTGAGCTGACCCCCGCCGAGGCCGCCTCCGCGAAGCTGTTCTGCACCGAGGTCGCCCACCGCGTCATCGACCGCTGCCTCCAGCTGCACGGCGGCTACGGGTACATGAACGAGTACCCGATCGCGCGCCTCTACGCGGACAACCGTGTCAACCGCATCTACGGCGGCACCAGCGAGATCATGAAGTCGATCATCGCCAAGGACATGGGTCTGTAA
- a CDS encoding TetR/AcrR family transcriptional regulator: MVTRTDAPTRREQILKEAARLFAERGFHGVGVDEIGAAVGISGPGLYRHFPGKDAMLAELLVGISGQLLTGAKRRLAEADGVPASRILDSLIEGHIDFALDDRPLITLHDRELDRLRDSDRKLVRQLQRQYVELWVEVVREVYPALTEPAARSAVHSVFGLLNSTPHLGRAGTLPGRGTTAALLHRMACGAFEAAGADEE, from the coding sequence ATGGTCACCAGAACCGACGCCCCGACCCGCCGCGAGCAGATCCTGAAGGAGGCCGCCCGGCTCTTCGCCGAGCGCGGCTTCCACGGCGTCGGTGTCGACGAGATAGGCGCCGCGGTGGGGATCAGCGGCCCCGGTCTCTACCGGCACTTCCCCGGCAAGGACGCGATGCTCGCCGAGCTGCTGGTCGGCATCAGCGGCCAGCTGCTGACGGGGGCGAAGCGGCGCCTGGCGGAGGCCGACGGGGTGCCCGCGAGCCGGATCCTGGACTCCCTGATCGAGGGCCACATCGACTTCGCCCTGGACGACCGTCCCCTGATCACCCTGCACGACCGCGAGCTGGACCGCCTGCGCGACAGCGACCGCAAGCTGGTGCGGCAGCTTCAGCGGCAGTACGTCGAGCTGTGGGTCGAGGTGGTCCGCGAGGTGTACCCGGCACTGACCGAGCCCGCCGCCCGCTCCGCCGTCCACTCGGTCTTCGGCCTGCTGAACTCCACCCCGCACCTCGGCCGCGCGGGCACGCTGCCCGGCCGGGGGACGACGGCGGCGCTGCTGCACCGGATGGCGTGCGGCGCGTTCGAGGCGGCGGGTGCCGACGAGGAGTGA
- a CDS encoding carboxyl transferase domain-containing protein, producing MQEAPELTSAADPASEAWRANEQAHLALVEELRGKLAAAALGGGEKARARHTARGKLLPRDRVDTLLDPGSPFLELAPLAADGMYDGQAPAAGVIAGIGRVSGRECVIVANDATVKGGTYYPMTVKKHLRAQEVALDNRLPCVYLVDSGGAFLPMQDEVFPDRDHFGRIFYNQARMSGAGIPQIAAVLGSCTAGGAYVPAMSDEAVIVRNQGTIFLGGPPLVKAATGEVVTAEELGGGEVHSRVSGVTDHLAEDDAHALRIVRNIVATLPARQPLPWAAAPVTEPKVDPYGLYGAVPVDSRTPYDVREIIARVVDGSRFAEFKSEFGQTLITGFARIHGHPVGIVANNGILFSESAQKGAHFIELCDQRGIPLVFLQNISGFMVGKDYEAGGIAKHGAKMVTAVACTRVPKLTVVVGGSYGAGNYSMCGRAYSPRFLWMWPNAKISVMGGEQAASVLATVKRDQLEARGEVWPAEDEEAFKAPIRAQYEHQGNAYYATARLWDDGVIDPLETRQVLGLALTACANAPLGEPQFGVFRM from the coding sequence ATGCAGGAGGCACCGGAGCTGACGAGCGCGGCAGACCCCGCGTCGGAAGCCTGGCGGGCCAATGAACAGGCGCATCTCGCGCTGGTCGAGGAGCTGCGCGGCAAGCTGGCCGCGGCGGCCCTCGGCGGCGGCGAGAAGGCGCGGGCCCGGCACACCGCGCGCGGCAAGCTGCTGCCCAGGGACAGAGTGGACACGCTGCTCGACCCCGGGTCGCCGTTCCTGGAGCTGGCGCCCCTCGCGGCCGACGGGATGTACGACGGGCAGGCCCCGGCCGCCGGGGTGATCGCCGGGATCGGGCGGGTCAGCGGCCGTGAGTGCGTGATCGTCGCCAATGACGCCACGGTCAAGGGCGGCACGTACTACCCGATGACCGTGAAAAAGCACCTGCGCGCGCAGGAGGTGGCCCTCGACAACCGGCTGCCCTGCGTCTATCTCGTGGACTCCGGTGGCGCCTTCCTGCCGATGCAGGACGAGGTCTTCCCCGACCGGGACCACTTCGGGCGGATCTTTTACAACCAGGCCCGGATGTCCGGGGCCGGCATCCCGCAGATCGCGGCCGTGCTCGGGTCCTGCACGGCGGGCGGGGCGTACGTCCCGGCGATGAGCGACGAGGCCGTGATCGTCCGCAATCAGGGGACGATCTTCCTCGGCGGCCCGCCCCTGGTGAAGGCCGCCACCGGCGAGGTCGTGACGGCGGAGGAGCTGGGCGGCGGCGAGGTCCATTCACGCGTGTCCGGTGTCACCGACCACCTCGCCGAGGACGACGCGCACGCGCTCAGGATCGTGCGGAACATCGTCGCCACCCTCCCGGCCCGGCAGCCCCTGCCCTGGGCGGCCGCGCCGGTCACAGAGCCCAAGGTCGACCCGTACGGGCTGTACGGCGCCGTCCCGGTCGACTCCCGTACCCCCTACGACGTCCGCGAGATCATCGCGCGCGTGGTCGACGGCTCCCGGTTCGCCGAGTTCAAGAGCGAGTTCGGGCAGACGCTCATCACCGGCTTCGCCCGGATCCACGGCCACCCGGTCGGGATCGTCGCCAACAACGGCATCCTGTTCTCCGAGTCCGCCCAGAAGGGCGCCCACTTCATCGAGCTGTGCGACCAGCGCGGCATCCCGCTGGTGTTCCTGCAGAACATCTCCGGGTTCATGGTCGGCAAGGACTACGAGGCCGGCGGCATCGCCAAGCACGGCGCCAAGATGGTGACGGCGGTCGCCTGCACGCGCGTGCCGAAGCTGACGGTGGTGGTCGGCGGCTCGTACGGCGCGGGCAACTACTCGATGTGCGGCCGGGCCTACTCCCCCCGCTTCCTGTGGATGTGGCCCAACGCCAAGATCTCCGTCATGGGCGGCGAGCAGGCGGCCTCCGTCCTCGCCACGGTCAAGCGCGACCAGCTGGAGGCGCGCGGCGAGGTGTGGCCCGCCGAGGACGAGGAGGCCTTCAAGGCCCCGATCCGCGCGCAGTACGAGCACCAGGGCAACGCGTACTACGCCACCGCCCGGCTCTGGGACGACGGCGTGATCGACCCGCTGGAGACCCGTCAGGTGCTCGGTCTCGCCCTGACGGCCTGTGCCAACGCGCCGCTGGGAGAACCCCAGTTCGGCGTCTTCCGGATGTGA